A single genomic interval of Siphonobacter curvatus harbors:
- a CDS encoding glycosyltransferase yields the protein MNIKKRFLLIAPWDYQLYAVIEKNLISLGYDVVVVHNNSYPFTYKNISQRTTNFFRKTFLKDRDYKNFLRHNFNQQTRLSLVKTYDHYDVTLVIRADFFPLELLLEARKRSDKFVSFHYDGISRNPEVLPKVHLFDRFYAFDKTDVVKYQKYGVQYVPNFYFDYPDDLPDIETKNKIYYISSFHPSRLQAIIDFHKFIIKKISPVQFDFVYNLYDEDKVPLYVKENFHCLHKVNPYEDQLVQIKNTEIILDFRIDEHQGLSFRIFDGLKLQKKVITTNATVVDEDFYHPNNFFILTEENKEELDDFLARPYVKIDEKIRSKYSFTNWLATITDYTHGQFHAATKPLISIIIPCYNNERVIIEAIQSAEKQTYKNVEIIVVDDGSTDQTFATVSEYIQGTNKNVKLYTKTNSGPAATRNYGFDQSKGQFIVFLDGDDKLHEEFVEEYFNAFIQHPNVNLVYSNAEYFEGKTGPWHIIDYNKDDLLISNSIPIFAMISAETFEKAGKFDENLPCLEDWELWIRVLAKNKNVYKIDKSLYYYRKRIEKNSLTDNIDFHAKSIIYYHYIYEKHIDLYREMHLDLPRLLDSYRANRQNHHAFLRYKRKYYSVWYRKLFYKLFKPDLYREIFH from the coding sequence ATGAACATAAAAAAAAGATTTTTACTAATAGCACCGTGGGATTATCAATTATACGCGGTGATTGAAAAAAATCTTATCAGCTTAGGGTACGATGTTGTAGTAGTTCATAATAATTCTTACCCTTTTACTTACAAAAATATTAGTCAACGTACGACTAATTTTTTTAGAAAGACTTTTCTAAAAGATAGAGATTACAAGAATTTCTTACGACATAATTTTAATCAACAAACGCGTTTGTCGCTCGTAAAAACGTACGATCACTATGATGTGACGTTGGTAATCAGAGCGGATTTCTTTCCTTTAGAATTACTACTGGAAGCCAGAAAAAGAAGCGACAAGTTTGTTTCATTTCATTACGACGGCATTTCAAGAAATCCAGAAGTGCTTCCTAAAGTTCATTTGTTCGATCGTTTTTACGCCTTTGACAAAACTGATGTTGTTAAATATCAGAAATACGGTGTACAATACGTACCCAACTTTTATTTCGATTATCCCGATGATTTGCCGGATATTGAAACCAAAAATAAAATTTATTATATCAGTTCATTTCATCCTTCTCGCCTCCAGGCAATTATTGATTTCCATAAATTCATTATTAAGAAAATAAGTCCGGTACAATTCGATTTTGTTTATAATTTATACGACGAAGATAAAGTCCCTTTATACGTTAAAGAAAATTTTCATTGTCTACATAAAGTTAATCCATACGAAGACCAGTTAGTCCAGATAAAAAATACGGAGATCATTTTGGATTTCCGCATTGATGAGCACCAAGGCTTATCTTTCCGGATTTTTGATGGATTGAAGTTGCAGAAAAAAGTAATTACGACGAATGCTACAGTTGTCGACGAAGATTTTTATCATCCGAACAACTTCTTCATTTTAACGGAAGAGAATAAGGAGGAGCTGGATGATTTTCTGGCTCGTCCCTACGTAAAAATTGATGAGAAAATCCGGTCGAAATATTCCTTTACGAACTGGCTGGCCACGATTACCGATTATACGCACGGGCAGTTCCACGCGGCAACCAAACCCCTGATTAGTATCATCATTCCTTGTTATAATAACGAACGGGTCATCATAGAAGCCATCCAATCGGCTGAAAAACAGACCTACAAAAACGTTGAAATCATTGTAGTAGACGATGGTTCTACTGACCAAACCTTTGCTACCGTTTCTGAATACATACAGGGTACAAACAAAAACGTCAAACTTTATACAAAAACCAATTCCGGACCAGCCGCTACCCGCAACTATGGGTTTGATCAGTCAAAGGGACAGTTTATTGTTTTTCTGGACGGCGATGATAAGTTACACGAAGAATTCGTTGAAGAATATTTCAACGCCTTTATTCAGCATCCGAATGTTAATTTAGTGTATTCAAATGCCGAATATTTCGAAGGAAAAACTGGTCCCTGGCATATTATTGATTATAACAAGGATGACTTACTCATCTCGAATTCCATTCCTATTTTTGCCATGATTAGTGCAGAAACCTTCGAAAAGGCGGGGAAATTTGATGAAAATTTACCTTGCCTTGAAGATTGGGAACTGTGGATTCGGGTGTTAGCAAAGAATAAAAACGTTTATAAAATTGATAAGTCCCTTTATTATTACCGTAAACGTATTGAGAAAAATTCGTTAACGGATAACATCGATTTTCACGCTAAATCCATTATTTATTATCACTATATCTATGAAAAGCACATTGATTTATACCGTGAAATGCACCTTGATTTGCCCCGCCTGCTAGATTCATATCGGGCGAATCGACAAAATCACCACGCTTTTCTTCGATACAAACGAAAGTATTATTCCGTCTGGTACCGAAAACTATTTTACAAGTTATTTAAACCTGATCTTTACAGGGAAATCTTTCACTAA